The Haemorhous mexicanus isolate bHaeMex1 chromosome 5, bHaeMex1.pri, whole genome shotgun sequence genome contains a region encoding:
- the ST13 gene encoding hsc70-interacting protein — MDSRKLSELRAFVRLCKQNPGLLHTPELAFLREWVESMGGTIPPAPANASTEETSKGKAEEHPEEPVKPPEPESEESDLEIDNEGVIEPDNDDPQEMGDENVEVTEEMVDQANEKKMEAINALSEGDLQKAVDLFTDAIKLNPCLAILYAKRASVFVKLQKPNAAIRDCDRAIKINPDSAQTYKWRGKAHRLLGHWEEAAHDLALACKLDYDEDASAMLKEVQPRAQKIAEHRRKYERKREEKEIRERMERVKKAREEHEKAQREEEARRQAGGAQFGGFPGGFPGGFPGAAGMPGMAGVPGLNEILSDPEVLAAMQDPEVMVAFQEVAQNPANMSKYQSNPKVMNLISKLSAKFGSKP; from the exons ATGGACTCGCGCAAGCTGAGTGAGCTGCGGGCCTTCGTCCGGCTGTGCAAGCAGAACCCTGGCCTGCTGCACACCCCGGAGCTCGCCTTCCTCCGCGAGTGGGTGGAGAG TATGGGAGGCACAATACCACCTGCTCCAGCCAATGCTTCCACAGAGGAGACAAGTAAG GGCAAAGCAGAGGAACACCCAGAGGAGCCCGTTAAACCACCTGAACCAGAAAGTGAAGAGAGCGACTTAG AAATTGATAATGAAGGAGTGATTGAACCAGACAACGATGACCCTCAAGAAATGGGAGATGAAAATGTGGAG gTAACAGAAGAGATGGTGGATCAAGCTAATGAAAAGAAGATGGAAGCAATAAATGCTCTCAGTGAAG GGGACCTTCAGAAGGCTGTTGACTTGTTCACAGATGCTATCAAGCTGAATCCTTGTTTGGCCATCTTGTATGCCAAGAGGGCAAG TGTTTTTGTGAAACTACAGAAGCCAAATGCTGCCATTAGAGATTGTGACAGAGCCATCAAGATTAATCCTGACTCGGCACAGACCTATAAATGGAGGGGGAAAGCACATAG ACTTCTTGGTCACTGGGAGGAGGCTGCTCATGATCTTGCATTAGCTTGTAAACTGGATTATGATGAAGATGCAAGTGCCATGCTGAAGGAGGTGCAGCCAAGA GCTCAGAAAATTGCAGAACATCGACGGAAGTATGAGCGGAAGcgtgaagaaaaggaaatcaggGAAAGAATGGAAAGAGTGAAGAAGGCACGGGAGGAGCATGAGAAAGCACAAAGG GAGGAAGAAGCAAGACgacaggcaggaggagctcagtTTGGTGGCTTCCCAGGTGGCTTCccag GTGgctttcctggggctgcaggcatGCCAGGGATGGCAGGTGTGCCCGGTCTGAACGAGATCCTCAGTGATCCAGAAGTTCTTGCAGCCATGCAG GATCCAGAAGTTATGGTTGCATTCCAGGAGGTTGCCCAGAATCCAGCAAATATGTCCAAGTACCAGAGCAATCCCAAGGTCATGAATCTCATCAGTAAATTGTCTGCCAAATTTGGCAGTAAACCATAA